The following proteins come from a genomic window of Corallococcus sp. NCRR:
- a CDS encoding 5'-nucleotidase, with amino-acid sequence MPVLALDAGNALFKTLAEGPEAKPRAELVLEQLDAQGYAAMAVGQRDLVLGVDLLKKKTKGAKLKLVSANLVDAKGQPLFPASVVTTVGGLKVGILGVSPESSDGAALLPAGVRGLPVGPAVASEVKRLRQKEQVSLVVLLAAVPYVEAVKLAQGAEGVDFVVQSHDGRGVGMAQRQGVSTLVPPGERGRQVARLELSVEGSGPFTDLSEANRARESQRMVEANIVRVQERLKTEKNEDTRRSLQETLTSFEARRDALARTAAAQGPATGRTYQLTYLQLGADVASDAAVQKQVERVEPPGSAGH; translated from the coding sequence GTGCCAGTGCTCGCGCTGGACGCGGGCAACGCGCTCTTCAAGACCCTGGCGGAGGGCCCGGAGGCGAAGCCTCGCGCGGAGCTCGTGCTGGAGCAGCTGGACGCGCAGGGCTACGCGGCCATGGCCGTGGGCCAGCGCGACCTCGTGCTGGGCGTGGACCTCCTCAAGAAGAAGACGAAGGGCGCGAAGCTGAAGCTCGTGTCCGCGAACCTCGTGGACGCGAAGGGGCAGCCGCTCTTCCCCGCGTCGGTGGTGACGACGGTGGGCGGGCTGAAGGTGGGCATCCTCGGCGTGTCCCCGGAGTCGTCGGACGGCGCGGCCTTGCTGCCCGCGGGCGTGCGAGGCCTGCCGGTGGGGCCGGCGGTGGCCTCCGAGGTGAAGCGCCTGCGCCAGAAGGAGCAGGTGTCGCTGGTGGTGCTGCTGGCGGCGGTGCCCTACGTGGAGGCCGTGAAGCTGGCCCAGGGCGCCGAGGGCGTGGACTTCGTGGTGCAGTCGCACGACGGACGGGGCGTGGGCATGGCGCAGCGCCAGGGGGTGTCCACGTTGGTGCCGCCGGGTGAGCGGGGCCGCCAGGTCGCCAGGCTGGAGCTGTCCGTGGAGGGCTCGGGGCCCTTCACGGACCTGTCCGAGGCGAACCGCGCCCGGGAGAGCCAGCGCATGGTGGAGGCGAACATCGTGCGCGTGCAAGAGCGCCTGAAGACGGAGAAGAACGAGGACACGCGCCGCTCGCTTCAGGAGACGCTGACCTCCTTCGAGGCGCGGCGCGACGCCCTGGCCCGTACGGCGGCGGCGCAGGGCCCGGCGACGGGGCGCACCTACCAGCTGACGTATCTGCAACTGGGCGCGGACGTGGCGTCGGATGCCGCCGTGCAAAAGCAGGTGGAGCGCGTGGAGCCGCCCGGCTCCGCGGGTCACTGA
- a CDS encoding CheR family methyltransferase has protein sequence MTSSSERWAPVHAWLQAHTGMALSGAQQRRLDARLDALGHGQSATRLVAHLRTPAGAADLARLVDAVAVHTSEVFRDEVQLSAFREHVLSPRVQRSRSPLRVWSAGCAAGEEVATLLLLMAQEGADPSSRVLGTDISEQVLTRARELSFLTDALRRVPDAARSRYFEPKGRRHALVESLRAQAEFRRHNLMEAPYPEAPGGSGFDIIFCRNVLIYFTPEAFQRTVRNLGERLAPGGVLVLSAAEPLLQVPPELRLLPSEHAFFYVREDAAPVEPARPKRDSGRFPGIATGASGPAAPKPETPAAPAPVPPPAPDEAAMAQADWLFSCVLDGASTGVPDEKSERDLRRCLDLDPDHVAARYLLGLLLEQCGQPGAALEAYRRALRAVESGRARPVPFFLNLPRLRVACARAVERLEAEGAR, from the coding sequence ATGACGTCCTCCTCCGAGCGCTGGGCTCCCGTCCACGCCTGGCTTCAGGCGCACACGGGCATGGCGCTGAGCGGGGCCCAGCAGCGGCGGTTGGACGCGCGGCTGGACGCGCTGGGACACGGCCAGAGCGCGACGAGGTTGGTGGCGCACCTGCGCACCCCGGCGGGCGCGGCGGACCTGGCGCGGCTGGTGGACGCGGTGGCGGTGCACACGTCGGAGGTGTTCCGGGACGAGGTGCAGCTGTCCGCCTTCCGCGAGCACGTGCTGTCGCCCCGGGTGCAGCGCTCCAGGTCGCCGCTGCGCGTGTGGAGCGCGGGCTGCGCGGCGGGCGAGGAGGTCGCCACGCTGCTCCTCCTGATGGCGCAGGAGGGCGCGGATCCCTCGAGCCGCGTGCTGGGCACGGACATCTCCGAGCAGGTGCTCACCCGGGCGCGCGAGCTGAGCTTCCTGACGGATGCGCTCCGGCGCGTGCCGGACGCCGCGCGCTCGCGCTACTTCGAGCCGAAGGGCCGGCGCCACGCGCTGGTGGAGTCGCTGCGCGCGCAGGCCGAGTTCCGGCGCCACAACCTGATGGAGGCCCCCTATCCGGAGGCCCCCGGGGGCAGCGGCTTCGACATCATCTTCTGCCGCAACGTCCTCATCTACTTCACCCCGGAGGCCTTCCAGCGCACGGTGCGCAACCTGGGGGAGCGGCTCGCGCCCGGCGGGGTGCTGGTGCTGTCCGCCGCGGAGCCCCTGCTCCAGGTGCCCCCGGAGCTGCGGCTGTTGCCCAGCGAGCACGCGTTCTTCTACGTGCGCGAGGACGCCGCGCCCGTGGAGCCCGCCCGCCCGAAGCGGGACTCCGGCCGGTTCCCGGGCATCGCCACCGGAGCCTCCGGACCCGCCGCGCCCAAGCCGGAAACACCCGCGGCCCCGGCTCCGGTTCCGCCCCCGGCTCCAGACGAAGCCGCGATGGCCCAGGCGGACTGGCTCTTCTCGTGCGTGCTGGACGGGGCCTCCACGGGCGTCCCGGACGAGAAGTCCGAGCGCGACCTGCGCCGGTGCCTGGACCTGGATCCGGACCACGTCGCCGCCCGCTACCTGCTGGGGCTCCTCTTGGAGCAGTGTGGCCAGCCCGGCGCGGCCCTGGAGGCCTACCGCCGGGCCCTGCGGGCGGTGGAGTCCGGGCGGGCGCGGCCAGTGCCCTTCTTCCTCAACCTGCCCCGGCTCCGGGTGGCCTGCGCCCGGGCCGTGGAGCGGCTGGAGGCGGAAGGGGCGCGCTGA
- a CDS encoding tetratricopeptide repeat protein, with protein sequence MRRLVLFALLTAVVPGCFYPADRGRALEAKVDRLGADNAKMAAELKEARDQLAVTQPKLDEKIAQVTQALQSLDTAARRKDADIGVQFQKTVEDLAQLRGQVETYLYKIGELEAALGKSTEETNQRLLALQGTEAVKEAEAKKKAEELQRPTDKKEFLGLAQEKAKAGDALLARQLYNEFVKKWPKDALVGEAHFGLGETYFTESKCREALFEYGKVVQDFAKTPSAPDAYLRSSDCFQKLKMKEESKLALEELVKGYPKSDAAKTAKTKLAELDKKAAPAPAPKKAKK encoded by the coding sequence ATGCGCAGGCTCGTGCTCTTCGCCCTGTTGACCGCCGTCGTTCCCGGCTGTTTCTACCCCGCCGACCGTGGCCGTGCCCTGGAAGCCAAGGTGGACCGGCTGGGCGCGGACAACGCGAAGATGGCCGCGGAGCTGAAGGAGGCGCGCGACCAGCTCGCCGTCACCCAGCCGAAGCTCGATGAGAAGATCGCCCAGGTGACGCAGGCCCTGCAGAGCCTGGACACCGCCGCGCGCCGCAAGGACGCGGACATCGGCGTGCAGTTCCAGAAGACGGTGGAGGACCTGGCGCAGCTGCGCGGCCAGGTGGAGACCTACCTCTACAAGATTGGTGAGCTGGAGGCCGCGCTCGGCAAGAGCACGGAGGAGACCAACCAGCGGCTCCTGGCGCTCCAGGGCACGGAGGCGGTGAAGGAGGCCGAGGCGAAGAAGAAGGCCGAGGAGCTCCAGCGCCCCACGGACAAGAAGGAGTTCCTCGGGCTCGCGCAGGAGAAGGCCAAGGCCGGCGACGCGCTGCTCGCGCGCCAGCTCTACAACGAGTTCGTGAAGAAGTGGCCCAAGGACGCGCTCGTGGGCGAGGCCCACTTCGGCCTGGGCGAGACGTACTTCACCGAGTCCAAGTGCCGCGAGGCCCTCTTCGAGTACGGCAAGGTGGTGCAGGACTTCGCGAAGACGCCGTCCGCGCCGGACGCGTACCTGCGCTCCTCCGACTGCTTCCAGAAGCTGAAGATGAAGGAGGAGTCGAAGCTGGCGCTGGAGGAGCTGGTGAAGGGCTACCCCAAGTCGGACGCGGCCAAGACGGCGAAGACGAAGCTGGCGGAGCTGGACAAGAAGGCCGCGCCGGCCCCCGCGCCGAAGAAGGCGAAGAAGTGA